One window of the Osmerus mordax isolate fOsmMor3 chromosome 2, fOsmMor3.pri, whole genome shotgun sequence genome contains the following:
- the poglut2 gene encoding protein O-glucosyltransferase 2, with translation MLAKLPWFVLCWLGLLILPPGVCTGSLPSAAKTLVWGPGLEANVVLPARFFFIQAVDSNGRNLTSSPGEDTFKVKIVSPTEQFSRIWIQVLDRRDGSFLVRYRMYASYTDLHIDVLLEDTHVARSPFTVKGPVYHDGCDCPQPSGAEWQRDMHCPSSFHQIESDLALYPRVDPDRNAQEIPQRFGQRQSLCHYTIKDNKVYIKTLGEHVGFRIFIDAFLLSLTRKVVVPDVEFFVNLGDWPLEKRSPSDKLHPIFSWCGSNDTRDIVMPTYDLTESVLETMGRVSLDMMSVQANTGPPWSEKNASAFWRGRDSRKERLELVKLARAHPDMVDAAFTNFFFFKHDESLYGPLVKHVSFFDFFKYKYQINIDGTVAAYRLPYLLAGDSVVLKQDSGYYEHFYSQLRPWEHYIPVRADLGDLLDKITWARQHDQEAKKIAEAGQQFARSHLLGDSIFCYYYKLFQEYAKLQVREPRVREGMESVPQPSEDLFPCSCHRTPPKDEL, from the exons ATGTTGGCTAAACTACCGTGGTTTGTGCTGTGCTGGCTAGGACTCTTAATTCTGCCTCCTGGAGTTTGCACCGGTTCGTTGCCGAGTGCTGCAAAAACTTTGGTATGGGGCCCTGGACTGGAAGCAAATGTTGTTCTTCCTGCACGTTTTTTCTTCATACAAGCAGTGGACAGCAATGGGAGAAA TCTGACCTCCTCACCAGGCGAGGATACCTTCAAGGTGAAGATCGTGTCTCCCACAGAGCAGTTCTCCAGGATCTGGATCCAGGTTTTGGATCGCAGAGACGGCTCCTTCCTCGTACGCTACAGGATGTACGCCAGCTACACAGACCTGCATATTGACGTTCTGCTCGAAGACACGCATGTCGCCAGGTCTCCGTTCACTGTGAAAG GCCCCGTGTACCACGACGGCTGTGACTGTCCCCAGCCCAGTGGGGCAGAGTGGCAGCGGGACATGCactgcccctcctccttccaccagATCGAGAGCGACCTGGCACTCTACCCCAGGGTGGACCCGGACCGCAACGCCCAGGAGATCCCCCAGCGCTTCGGCCAGAGACAGAGCCTGTGCCACTACACCATCAAAGACAACAAG GTCTACATTAAGACCCTAGGAGAACATGTGGGGTTCAGGATCTTCATCGAcgcctttctcctttctctgacCAGGAAG GTGGTGGTTCCTGACGTGGAGTTCTTTGTGAACCTGGGCGACTGGCCCCTGGAGAAGAGGAGTCCCTCAGACAAGCTGCACCCCATCTTTTCCTGGTGCGGCTCCAACGACACCAGAGACATCGTCATGCCGACCTACGACCTCACCGAGTCGGTCTTGGAGACCATGGGAAG GGTGAGCCTGGACATGATGTCTGTCCAGGCCAATACGGGCCCCCCGTGGAGCGAGAAGAACGCCTCAGccttctggagggggagggacagccGTAAGGAGCGCCTGGAGCTGGTGAAGCTGGCCAGGGCGCACCCCGACATGGTGGACGCCGCCTTCAccaacttcttcttcttcaagcACGATGAGAGCCTCTACGGACCGCTGGTCAAGCACGTGTCCTTCTTCGACTTCTTCAAG TACAAGTACCAGATCAACATCGACGGCACGGTGGCTGCGTACAGGCTGCCCTACCTGCTGGCGGGGGACAGCGTGGTTCTGAAGCAGGACTCGGGATACTACGAGCACTTCTACAGCCAGCTGAGGCCCTGGGAGCACTACATCCCCGTCAGGGCCGACCTGGGAGACCTGCTGGACAAGATCACCTGGGCCCGCCAGCACgaccaggag gCAAAGAAAATCGCAGAAGCTGGTCAACAGTTTGCCCGCTCCCATCTCCTGGGAGACAGCATATTTTGTTACTACTACAAACTTTTCCAG